One genomic region from Methanomassiliicoccales archaeon encodes:
- a CDS encoding iron-sulfur cluster assembly scaffold protein: MKFPYGEKVLEHFKNPKNVGKIEDADGKAIVGSPACGDMVAVYLKIDPNENRIVDAKFESYGCASNIATGSIITELAKGKTIEEAKKISWQQASEALGGLPKIKAHCSVLAVEGLREAITNYEEKHGLIKEREPTTAELVKRRLKNVMNPLTGLDIVRGNLIKEVKVEEGVVKISVDLPESHIFASNIKEEVNERIETLWDVKKVEISFNPA; this comes from the coding sequence ATGAAGTTCCCGTACGGAGAGAAGGTTCTGGAGCATTTCAAGAACCCCAAGAACGTGGGCAAGATAGAGGACGCTGACGGAAAGGCCATCGTGGGAAGCCCGGCATGCGGAGACATGGTGGCGGTGTACCTGAAGATCGATCCGAACGAGAACCGGATCGTGGACGCGAAGTTCGAATCCTATGGATGCGCTTCGAACATAGCCACCGGCTCGATCATCACCGAGCTGGCCAAAGGGAAGACCATAGAAGAGGCCAAGAAGATAAGCTGGCAACAGGCCTCGGAGGCATTGGGCGGGCTGCCGAAGATAAAGGCGCACTGCTCAGTGCTGGCCGTGGAAGGCCTCCGCGAGGCCATCACCAATTACGAGGAGAAGCACGGTCTGATCAAGGAGCGAGAGCCGACCACGGCGGAGCTGGTGAAGCGCCGCCTCAAGAACGTGATGAATCCGCTCACTGGTCTGGACATCGTTCGCGGCAACCTCATCAAGGAAGTGAAGGTGGAGGAGGGGGTGGTCAAGATCTCGGTGGACCTGCCTGAGAGCCACATCTTCGCCAGCAACATCAAGGAAGAGGTCAACGAGCGCATCGAGACCCTGTGGGACGTGAAGAAGGTGGAGATCAGCTTCAATCCTGCTTAG
- a CDS encoding MFS transporter, which produces MSDPRAHRFLIILGVVAALAIFTSTMSKNPALPLLAASIGASDAQVGLISAISPIPGILVSSFAGAYSDRNGRSKVITLSLLIFASAPFFYLFVTDLWQLAAVRFYHGFATAIFMPVAMAAVADRYPSSLRGQALGTYSSFTMAGRFIAPFLGGALIFYASFGSLYLLCGITAIVALALSLLVPWDDSDTIAKAKKFSGSMLSALKEVVQERKIMVTSSMEGVQYFAMGAFEAFLPLYARSLGFNALDIGAIMGVQVVSMLLFKPLMGRVSDQKGRVPMIVIGLILGAVAMFLMPLTSNILLLAILSIAFGLTVAMVTASTSALVTEIAGSSAHGSAIGVLSSVMDIGHSVGPLITGMVVGAISFLAGFGLAAALLVVGAAVFALEMRGPIRTKA; this is translated from the coding sequence ATGTCCGATCCGAGGGCTCATCGTTTCCTCATCATTCTCGGAGTGGTGGCAGCTCTGGCCATATTCACCTCCACCATGTCCAAGAACCCCGCCCTTCCGCTTCTGGCAGCGAGCATCGGCGCCAGCGACGCGCAGGTGGGCCTCATATCCGCCATCAGCCCCATACCCGGCATTCTGGTGAGCAGCTTCGCCGGTGCCTACTCCGATAGAAATGGGAGGTCAAAGGTCATCACCCTCTCGCTGCTCATCTTCGCCTCAGCGCCTTTCTTCTACCTGTTCGTGACGGATCTCTGGCAGCTGGCCGCGGTCAGATTCTACCACGGGTTCGCCACCGCCATCTTCATGCCCGTGGCCATGGCCGCCGTGGCGGACCGATACCCCTCGTCCCTGCGCGGTCAGGCTTTGGGGACATATTCCTCCTTTACCATGGCGGGGCGCTTCATCGCGCCGTTCCTCGGTGGAGCCCTGATCTTCTACGCTAGCTTCGGTTCCCTATATCTCCTCTGTGGCATCACCGCCATCGTCGCGCTCGCCCTTTCGCTCCTGGTTCCCTGGGATGACAGTGATACCATCGCCAAAGCGAAGAAGTTCTCCGGCTCCATGCTCTCCGCCCTGAAGGAGGTGGTGCAGGAGCGCAAGATCATGGTCACTTCCTCTATGGAAGGGGTACAGTACTTCGCCATGGGCGCTTTCGAGGCTTTCCTCCCCCTCTACGCCAGGTCCCTGGGATTCAATGCTTTGGACATCGGTGCTATCATGGGCGTGCAGGTGGTGAGCATGCTTCTGTTCAAGCCGCTGATGGGCCGGGTCTCAGATCAGAAAGGCAGGGTTCCGATGATCGTCATCGGACTGATCCTGGGCGCGGTCGCCATGTTCCTCATGCCCTTGACATCGAACATCTTGCTCCTGGCGATCCTATCCATAGCATTCGGCCTCACAGTGGCCATGGTCACCGCATCCACCTCCGCCCTGGTGACGGAGATCGCCGGCTCGTCCGCGCATGGCTCGGCCATCGGCGTGCTCAGCTCGGTGATGGACATCGGACACTCCGTCGGTCCTTTGATCACCGGCATGGTGGTGGGGGCGATCTCATTCCTAGCTGGGTTCGGTCTCGCGGCCGCCCTCCTCGTAGTAGGAGCGGCGGTGTTCGCGCTCGAGATGAGGGGACCGATCAGAACGAAAGCCTGA
- a CDS encoding dihydropteroate synthase yields the protein MARLLSDVLESTFFRGPRAPLPLAFSSCSRAFVRDNRFSPLLVTFLGKSMYVISERINGLFSSVSKAIDQRDAKWIQEHALNQIAKGAQALDINTGPGREDGPAVMEWLVRTVQEVTDVPLSIDTPGIKTMTAGLKACRNRAIMNSTTAEKAKMEKLFPLAREHNADIICLTMDERGVPNDAASRAEMAMLMITTAMEHEIMPDRLYLDPLVLPTKAAQDQGLKVIEALRMFQSLNEPAPRTVVGLSNVSNGTKDRPLVNRTYLAMLMGAGLSAVICDPEDQELMSTIKAGQVLLNQKLYCDDFLRA from the coding sequence ATGGCCAGACTTCTCTCGGACGTTCTCGAATCAACGTTCTTCCGCGGTCCTAGGGCGCCTTTGCCCTTGGCCTTCTCCTCCTGTTCTCGCGCTTTTGTGAGGGACAATCGTTTTAGTCCGCTGCTCGTTACCTTCCTCGGAAAGAGCATGTACGTCATCAGCGAGAGGATCAATGGCCTTTTCTCTTCCGTCTCCAAAGCCATCGACCAGCGGGACGCGAAATGGATCCAGGAGCATGCGCTGAACCAGATCGCCAAGGGAGCGCAAGCACTGGACATCAACACCGGTCCAGGCAGAGAGGACGGGCCAGCGGTGATGGAATGGCTCGTAAGGACCGTGCAGGAAGTGACCGACGTTCCTCTGAGCATCGACACGCCGGGCATCAAGACCATGACGGCAGGACTTAAGGCCTGTCGGAACCGGGCCATCATGAACTCCACTACGGCGGAGAAAGCGAAGATGGAGAAGCTGTTTCCCTTGGCCCGCGAGCACAACGCGGACATCATTTGCTTGACCATGGACGAGCGCGGCGTCCCCAATGACGCTGCCTCGCGCGCGGAGATGGCCATGCTCATGATCACCACCGCCATGGAGCACGAGATCATGCCGGATCGATTATACCTCGATCCGCTGGTCCTGCCGACGAAAGCGGCCCAGGACCAGGGACTGAAGGTCATCGAGGCCCTCCGCATGTTCCAGAGCTTGAACGAACCTGCCCCTCGAACGGTGGTCGGATTGAGCAACGTCTCCAACGGAACGAAGGACCGGCCGTTGGTGAACCGCACCTACCTGGCCATGCTGATGGGCGCAGGCCTGAGCGCCGTCATCTGCGACCCCGAGGACCAGGAACTCATGAGCACCATCAAGGCCGGACAAGTGCTGCTGAACCAGAAGCTCTATTGCGACGATTTCCTGCGCGCTTGA
- the purH gene encoding bifunctional phosphoribosylaminoimidazolecarboxamide formyltransferase/IMP cyclohydrolase, producing MARIERALISVSDKTGLVEFARGLKDMGVEIISTGGTAALLDRSGIRTIGISEITGWPEMLDGRVKTLHPIVHAGILARRDSPEHMLQLEKLKIKRIDMVVANLYPFKETVLKGASLDEIIENIDIGGPSMIRAAAKNYQGVAVVTNPSKYQPLLEEMRANDRTLKEETHEALMLEALRTTAVYDSMISTYLAKVFPSELFPSTYTLGMERSYDLRYGENPQQEAAFYVDPFSIGVSVGRSEKLHGKEISYNNILDLESALELLREFPDRPTAVVIKHTNPCGIASADSLADAFITAYNVDSLAAFGCVIGLNREVDVATAEQIASHFVDCVIAPEYSPEALVILTKKKNIRLLRTGAAIVHDERPELKMKKVKGGLLVQTAATKPLDPGTLRVVTKRSPTDEETRSMLFAWKVCKHVWSNSIILAKGERVVGIGAGQMSRVDSAMIAAYKAKEGARGAAMASDAFFPFRDGIDEAAKAGVTAVIQPGGSIRDEEVIKAADEHDMAMVFTGVRIFRH from the coding sequence TTGGCCAGGATCGAAAGGGCGCTGATCAGCGTTTCTGACAAGACCGGATTGGTGGAGTTCGCTCGCGGCTTGAAGGACATGGGTGTGGAGATCATTTCCACGGGCGGGACAGCGGCCCTGTTGGACCGGAGCGGCATTCGCACCATCGGCATCTCCGAGATCACTGGCTGGCCCGAGATGTTGGATGGCCGCGTGAAGACCCTGCATCCCATCGTGCACGCGGGCATCCTCGCCCGGAGGGATTCCCCGGAGCACATGCTGCAGTTGGAGAAGTTGAAGATCAAGCGCATCGACATGGTCGTCGCGAACCTCTATCCTTTCAAGGAGACGGTGCTAAAGGGCGCTTCCTTGGACGAGATCATCGAGAACATTGACATCGGTGGGCCGAGCATGATCCGGGCCGCGGCCAAGAACTACCAGGGCGTAGCGGTCGTCACCAACCCCTCCAAGTACCAACCGCTGCTGGAGGAGATGCGCGCCAACGATCGCACGCTGAAGGAGGAGACGCATGAGGCGCTCATGCTCGAGGCCCTGAGGACCACGGCGGTCTACGATTCCATGATCTCCACCTACTTGGCCAAGGTCTTTCCATCGGAGCTTTTTCCTTCCACTTACACGCTGGGAATGGAGCGGTCCTACGATCTACGCTACGGCGAGAACCCGCAGCAGGAGGCGGCCTTCTACGTCGATCCTTTCTCCATTGGCGTCAGCGTGGGCAGGAGCGAGAAGCTCCATGGGAAGGAGATATCGTACAACAACATCCTGGACCTGGAGTCGGCTCTTGAACTGCTGCGGGAGTTCCCTGACAGACCCACGGCGGTGGTGATCAAGCACACCAACCCTTGCGGCATCGCCTCCGCGGATTCTCTGGCGGATGCGTTCATCACCGCTTACAATGTCGACTCGTTGGCGGCGTTCGGGTGCGTCATCGGGCTGAATCGGGAAGTGGACGTCGCCACGGCCGAGCAGATCGCATCGCACTTCGTGGACTGCGTCATCGCACCCGAGTACTCGCCGGAGGCGCTCGTCATCCTCACCAAGAAGAAGAACATCCGCCTGCTGCGCACCGGAGCGGCCATAGTTCATGATGAAAGGCCGGAGCTGAAGATGAAGAAGGTGAAGGGCGGGCTGCTAGTACAGACCGCTGCCACGAAGCCTCTTGACCCAGGCACGCTGCGCGTGGTCACCAAGCGCTCCCCCACTGATGAGGAAACGCGGTCCATGCTCTTCGCCTGGAAGGTGTGCAAGCACGTTTGGTCCAACTCCATCATCCTAGCCAAAGGCGAGCGAGTGGTGGGCATCGGGGCGGGACAGATGAGCCGGGTGGATTCTGCCATGATCGCTGCTTACAAGGCCAAGGAGGGTGCCAGAGGGGCGGCCATGGCCTCGGACGCCTTCTTCCCCTTCAGGGATGGGATCGACGAGGCGGCCAAGGCTGGCGTCACCGCCGTCATCCAGCCTGGTGGTTCCATCCGGGATGAAGAGGTCATCAAGGCGGCGGACGAGCACGACATGGCAATGGTTTTCACAGGTGTGAGGATCTTCAGACATTGA
- a CDS encoding PH domain-containing protein, with amino-acid sequence MVGPQENEVIEQSLENVDAAKGMAGLQRKYDVFFTNNGIAMLVVEGAAKVGVSAGPATHFINKAISQKRAENTRVGYQGMSLKEMLAKNDKSVYFPYSDVKSISLKKSLMGAALTFEVPDSKYNCRFSKEQMGSAERAIADRLAAKVVQ; translated from the coding sequence ATGGTGGGACCACAAGAGAACGAGGTCATTGAGCAATCATTGGAGAATGTGGACGCAGCGAAGGGCATGGCGGGCTTGCAGCGCAAGTACGACGTATTTTTCACCAACAACGGGATCGCGATGCTGGTGGTGGAAGGGGCGGCCAAGGTGGGAGTGAGTGCAGGCCCAGCAACGCATTTCATAAACAAGGCCATTTCCCAGAAGCGGGCGGAGAACACACGAGTTGGATACCAAGGGATGTCTCTGAAGGAGATGCTGGCAAAGAACGACAAGAGCGTCTACTTCCCGTACTCGGACGTGAAAAGCATCAGCTTAAAGAAGAGCTTGATGGGAGCCGCGCTCACATTCGAGGTCCCGGACAGCAAGTACAACTGCCGCTTCTCGAAAGAGCAGATGGGCTCGGCAGAGCGGGCGATCGCCGATCGCCTGGCCGCAAAGGTCGTGCAGTGA
- a CDS encoding flavin reductase family protein: MKKSLGARTLLYPTPVLVIGTYDKQVKPNAMTAAWGGICCSDPPCVSISLRKATYSYGNIMEQGAFSVNVPSEQYVAEVDYFGTVSGRDEDKFAATRLTPVRSQLVNAPYIEEFPLVLECEMLHANEIGLHTQFVGEIKDVKVQEELAEKKGDGLIKMIRPLIYAPDDRSYYAVGAQLAKAFQEGNRFKK; the protein is encoded by the coding sequence ATGAAGAAGTCCCTAGGCGCACGCACCCTTCTATATCCAACGCCAGTGCTAGTGATCGGAACCTATGATAAGCAGGTAAAACCCAACGCCATGACCGCAGCCTGGGGCGGCATCTGTTGCTCCGACCCTCCTTGCGTTTCGATCTCGTTGCGCAAGGCCACTTACTCCTATGGCAATATCATGGAGCAGGGCGCGTTCTCTGTGAACGTTCCATCCGAGCAGTACGTTGCGGAGGTTGACTACTTCGGCACCGTCAGCGGTCGGGACGAGGATAAGTTCGCCGCCACCAGGCTCACCCCAGTGCGCTCGCAGCTCGTCAACGCCCCCTACATCGAGGAGTTCCCCCTGGTGCTGGAGTGCGAGATGCTGCACGCCAATGAGATAGGATTGCACACGCAATTCGTCGGCGAGATAAAGGACGTTAAGGTGCAGGAGGAGCTGGCAGAGAAGAAGGGCGATGGGCTGATCAAGATGATCCGTCCTCTCATATACGCTCCGGACGACCGCAGCTACTATGCGGTGGGAGCGCAGCTCGCAAAGGCGTTCCAGGAAGGCAACAGGTTTAAGAAATGA
- a CDS encoding cation diffusion facilitator family transporter — MHGHLDDGLRGNGRSTRPLLIALAITLTFAVVELFGGFLSGSLALISDSGHMFTDVLALALSLWAGVVAMRMANEKQTFGYLRAEILVALINGVGLGVVSIIIMYEAIARIQNPVEIESQLMLLVAVAGLAANVAAALLLRRGARENLNVKGAFLHVLGDMLSSVGVIVSALLIYFFGLRIADPAISLVIGVVILYGSVRIVMQSAYILLEFTPGNLDLAELRKEMKMVPGVVDVHDIHAWTLGSGVYAMSAHLQVNDQPVSACSCIVKDCERLLMEKFRISHTTLQLEYEACQDEVCVFRRPVGANEEEHEH; from the coding sequence ATGCATGGCCATCTCGACGATGGACTGAGGGGGAACGGACGTTCCACCCGTCCCTTGCTCATCGCCCTCGCCATCACCCTCACGTTCGCGGTGGTCGAGCTCTTCGGAGGCTTCCTGAGCGGAAGCCTGGCCCTCATCTCCGATTCCGGCCACATGTTCACGGACGTCCTCGCTCTGGCCCTCAGCCTTTGGGCGGGGGTTGTGGCCATGCGCATGGCCAACGAGAAGCAGACGTTCGGTTATTTGCGAGCTGAGATCCTGGTGGCCCTGATCAACGGAGTGGGGCTTGGGGTCGTCTCCATCATCATCATGTACGAGGCGATCGCGCGCATCCAGAACCCGGTGGAGATCGAGTCCCAGCTAATGCTCCTGGTGGCGGTGGCCGGTCTGGCGGCCAACGTGGCCGCAGCTCTCCTGCTCCGTCGAGGGGCGAGGGAAAACCTCAATGTGAAGGGCGCGTTCCTGCATGTGCTGGGCGACATGCTCTCTTCCGTGGGCGTCATCGTCAGCGCGCTGCTCATCTACTTCTTCGGGCTGAGGATCGCCGATCCGGCCATCAGCCTGGTCATCGGCGTGGTCATCCTGTACGGGTCTGTGAGGATAGTCATGCAGTCCGCGTACATCCTATTGGAGTTCACGCCCGGAAACCTGGACCTGGCTGAGCTCAGGAAGGAGATGAAGATGGTGCCCGGAGTGGTGGACGTGCATGACATTCATGCTTGGACGTTGGGTTCGGGCGTCTACGCCATGAGCGCGCACCTTCAGGTGAACGACCAGCCGGTGAGCGCGTGCTCTTGCATCGTCAAGGACTGCGAACGCCTTCTGATGGAGAAGTTCAGGATTTCGCACACCACACTGCAACTTGAGTACGAAGCTTGCCAGGACGAGGTCTGCGTGTTCCGCCGACCCGTTGGAGCAAACGAGGAAGAGCACGAGCACTGA
- a CDS encoding ASKHA domain-containing protein — MKFKVCFLPDHVVAEFVRGTTVLDAASKAGVEIQSTCGGKGECRKCKVIVEGEAEMAADTKLDKELIEKGYRLACQTYVTGDITVHVPEEARVKEGQILTTHSSFRPKKLEPMTRALELHLPHPGQKDNLGDLERLARALGKEAGQLRPPVDLLRLLPRRLRDLDWKVNALLAADDLGGELLDILPEGSCHLGAALDIGTTTVVLSLVDLEKGDIISTASDYNKQMRLGDDVITRISYAEEGGLEELREQVLQTINQLVLSARANAPKLVADCDISALSVAGNTTMIHLFLGLEPKHIRYDPYVPTTNVPPLLRGKDTGLVMHPEGLVYCIPGRASFVGGDVTADVIASGMHGRSELALLIDVGTNGEVVLGNQEFLVGCSTSAGPAFEGGEVACGMRAMSGAIEKVCIDEELETQLSVIGDAQPLGVCGSGLIDLLAQMFRCGLVDRKGRIQGGKWPRVRQTEIGPEYVVAFAEQGKAKKREIVIHEDDIANLIRTKAALYAGCSVLLKSVDKEFSQLDRVYIAGGFGNYIGIENAILIGLLPDLPRDRFEFIGNGALAGAVQTLLSAEKRLEARQVYDDMTYIELSNSQLFFNEFSSASFLPHTDLERFPSVARQLGKK, encoded by the coding sequence ATGAAGTTCAAGGTATGCTTCCTTCCCGATCACGTGGTGGCCGAGTTCGTTCGCGGCACCACCGTTCTCGACGCCGCCTCCAAGGCGGGAGTGGAGATCCAGTCCACCTGCGGCGGAAAGGGGGAGTGCCGCAAGTGCAAGGTGATCGTGGAAGGCGAGGCGGAGATGGCCGCCGACACCAAGCTGGACAAGGAGCTCATTGAAAAGGGCTATAGGCTCGCTTGTCAGACCTACGTCACCGGGGATATCACCGTTCATGTACCAGAGGAAGCCAGGGTGAAAGAGGGCCAGATACTGACCACTCATTCTTCCTTCCGGCCAAAGAAGCTCGAGCCCATGACCCGCGCGCTCGAGTTGCATCTGCCCCACCCGGGCCAAAAAGACAACCTTGGCGACCTGGAACGGCTGGCCAGAGCACTAGGCAAGGAAGCGGGTCAACTCCGACCGCCGGTCGATCTGCTGCGTCTTCTCCCCCGCAGGCTAAGAGATCTGGACTGGAAGGTGAACGCGCTGCTGGCGGCGGATGATTTGGGCGGGGAGCTGTTGGACATCCTACCCGAAGGAAGCTGCCATCTGGGCGCCGCCCTGGACATCGGCACGACCACTGTGGTACTTTCTCTGGTGGACCTGGAGAAAGGGGACATCATCTCCACTGCTTCGGACTACAACAAGCAGATGCGCCTGGGTGACGACGTGATCACGCGCATCTCCTACGCCGAGGAGGGAGGGTTGGAGGAGCTGCGGGAGCAGGTGCTGCAGACGATCAATCAGCTCGTGCTCTCCGCCAGAGCGAATGCGCCCAAGCTCGTGGCCGACTGCGACATCTCCGCTCTTTCGGTGGCAGGCAATACTACCATGATACATCTGTTCCTGGGCCTGGAACCGAAGCATATCCGATATGATCCCTACGTCCCGACGACCAACGTGCCTCCCCTGCTCAGAGGGAAGGACACGGGCCTGGTCATGCACCCAGAGGGTCTGGTGTACTGCATTCCGGGCAGAGCTAGCTTCGTAGGCGGGGATGTCACGGCGGACGTCATCGCCTCGGGAATGCATGGACGCTCGGAACTCGCCCTGCTCATCGACGTCGGCACCAACGGCGAGGTCGTGCTCGGCAACCAGGAGTTCTTGGTGGGTTGCTCTACCTCCGCCGGACCGGCGTTCGAAGGCGGCGAGGTGGCCTGCGGCATGCGAGCCATGAGCGGAGCCATCGAGAAGGTCTGCATAGATGAGGAGCTGGAGACGCAGCTGAGCGTCATCGGGGACGCACAGCCCTTAGGCGTGTGCGGCTCCGGTCTGATAGACCTCCTGGCGCAGATGTTCCGCTGCGGGCTGGTGGACCGCAAGGGACGCATCCAGGGTGGCAAGTGGCCCCGCGTCAGGCAGACCGAGATAGGCCCGGAATACGTGGTGGCCTTCGCCGAGCAGGGCAAGGCCAAGAAACGGGAGATTGTCATCCATGAGGACGACATCGCCAACCTCATCCGCACCAAGGCGGCGCTGTACGCAGGATGCAGCGTGCTGCTCAAGAGCGTGGACAAGGAGTTCTCGCAGCTCGACCGCGTGTACATAGCCGGCGGCTTCGGCAACTACATCGGGATCGAGAACGCCATCCTCATCGGACTGCTGCCAGATCTGCCCCGGGACAGATTCGAGTTCATCGGCAACGGAGCATTGGCGGGCGCGGTGCAGACGCTCCTCTCAGCGGAGAAGAGACTGGAGGCTAGGCAGGTCTATGATGACATGACCTACATCGAGCTGAGCAACTCCCAGCTCTTCTTCAACGAGTTCTCCTCCGCTTCCTTCTTGCCGCATACGGACCTGGAACGCTTTCCTTCCGTGGCGAGACAGCTAGGGAAGAAGTGA
- a CDS encoding AAA family ATPase, whose amino-acid sequence MSFRIAVAGKGGVGKSTLAALLVRALHDRSKKIIMAVDADPNSNLGEKLGVKVEKTIGDLREELLKKADELPAGQSKQEYVRYQMQLALMEGEGFDLLTMGRPEGQGCYCYINNILRTFLDMAMDDYEYVVIDNEAGMEHLSRRTTKSMDVLLLVSDPTKVGLETARRLLDLSKAMEIKVGTSLLIVNRAKKPLDPGLDELICSAGFDRVELVPQDPEVERAASMGQSLIGIAPENAVLKRVGEIAWLLV is encoded by the coding sequence ATGAGCTTCCGCATCGCCGTGGCGGGGAAAGGAGGAGTGGGAAAATCCACCTTGGCCGCGCTGCTGGTGCGCGCACTCCATGACCGATCAAAGAAAATCATCATGGCCGTGGACGCCGATCCGAACTCCAACCTGGGAGAGAAGCTCGGGGTCAAGGTGGAGAAGACCATCGGCGACCTGCGAGAGGAGCTGCTGAAAAAAGCGGACGAACTTCCTGCTGGTCAAAGCAAGCAAGAGTATGTGCGTTATCAGATGCAGCTTGCCCTGATGGAAGGGGAGGGGTTCGATCTGCTCACCATGGGGCGGCCGGAAGGGCAGGGATGCTACTGCTACATCAACAACATCCTGCGCACCTTCCTGGACATGGCCATGGACGATTACGAGTACGTGGTCATAGACAACGAGGCGGGCATGGAGCACCTCTCCCGCCGAACGACCAAGAGCATGGACGTTCTGCTGCTCGTGTCCGATCCGACCAAGGTCGGATTGGAGACGGCGAGGAGGTTGCTGGATCTGTCGAAGGCCATGGAGATCAAGGTCGGCACCTCGCTTCTTATCGTGAATCGAGCAAAGAAGCCGTTGGACCCAGGGCTGGATGAGCTGATATGCTCTGCGGGATTCGACCGCGTGGAATTGGTGCCTCAGGACCCAGAAGTGGAACGAGCGGCTTCGATGGGCCAGTCCCTGATCGGCATCGCCCCGGAGAACGCGGTGCTCAAGCGAGTGGGCGAGATTGCGTGGCTGCTCGTTTGA
- the acsC gene encoding acetyl-CoA decarbonylase/synthase complex subunit gamma — MPTAIEVFKFLPKKNCGKCNYPTCLAFAMQIANSKAKLEDCPFLSDEAKAQFAASAAPPIRMIKFGTGKKTIEMGDETELYRHEKKFFHPVAFALVISDSLSQEEIAQKLEKARKMSFERVGQVLCLDALAVRNDSSDREKFVRASELVASRTEEPLVLITSSAEAMRAAASKIADRKPLLHGAEIKNYEAMSAVAKELKCPLVVREEKGLNELADLVAKVKATGVEELVLDFGARDMKTLLERSSIIRKVSVKRLFRGLGYPILVQAGEGQHGTLMGMVATMKYGSIVLFDELTEAQALPLFVLRQNIYTDPQVPIQVKPGVYPVNNANESSPILFTTNFSLTYFTVLADIEKSKVPAWLLVVDTEGLSVMTAFAAGKLTPESMAKALEASGAKQKTKRGELVIPGMVTRMSGKLQDVTGLKIIVGPKESSGLPRFLKSL, encoded by the coding sequence ATGCCCACCGCCATCGAGGTCTTCAAGTTCCTGCCCAAGAAGAACTGTGGCAAATGCAACTACCCCACGTGCTTGGCGTTCGCCATGCAGATCGCCAACTCCAAAGCGAAGTTGGAGGATTGTCCATTCCTTTCGGACGAGGCGAAGGCGCAGTTCGCCGCCAGCGCCGCGCCGCCCATCCGCATGATCAAGTTCGGGACTGGCAAGAAGACAATCGAGATGGGCGATGAGACCGAACTCTATCGCCACGAGAAGAAGTTCTTCCATCCGGTGGCGTTCGCCCTGGTGATCTCCGATTCACTCTCCCAGGAAGAGATCGCTCAGAAGCTCGAGAAGGCCAGGAAGATGAGCTTCGAGCGCGTGGGCCAGGTACTGTGCTTGGACGCTCTGGCGGTGCGCAATGATTCCAGTGACCGGGAGAAGTTCGTCCGGGCGTCGGAGTTGGTGGCTTCGAGGACCGAGGAACCCCTGGTTCTCATCACTTCCTCCGCAGAAGCGATGAGGGCGGCAGCATCGAAGATCGCTGACAGGAAGCCTCTACTGCACGGCGCGGAAATTAAGAACTATGAGGCCATGAGCGCCGTGGCCAAGGAGCTCAAGTGCCCCCTGGTGGTACGCGAAGAGAAAGGTCTCAACGAACTCGCCGACCTGGTGGCCAAGGTCAAGGCTACCGGCGTGGAGGAGCTGGTGCTGGATTTCGGCGCCCGGGACATGAAGACGCTGCTGGAAAGGTCGTCCATCATCAGGAAGGTGTCCGTGAAACGGCTGTTCCGCGGGCTCGGCTACCCGATACTGGTCCAGGCGGGAGAAGGACAGCATGGAACGCTCATGGGCATGGTGGCGACCATGAAGTATGGCAGCATCGTGCTCTTCGATGAGCTGACGGAGGCGCAGGCCTTACCCCTGTTCGTGCTTCGACAGAACATCTACACCGATCCGCAGGTGCCCATCCAGGTGAAGCCGGGAGTGTATCCGGTCAACAATGCTAACGAGAGCTCGCCCATCCTCTTCACCACCAATTTCTCGCTCACATATTTCACCGTGCTGGCGGACATCGAGAAGAGCAAGGTGCCAGCCTGGCTGCTGGTCGTGGACACGGAAGGGCTGAGCGTGATGACCGCCTTCGCTGCGGGGAAGCTGACCCCTGAGAGCATGGCCAAGGCGCTGGAAGCATCCGGCGCGAAGCAGAAGACGAAGAGAGGAGAACTGGTCATTCCGGGCATGGTCACGCGCATGAGCGGCAAGCTGCAGGATGTGACCGGGCTCAAGATCATCGTAGGGCCTAAGGAATCGAGCGGGTTGCCGAGATTCCTGAAGTCGCTCTAG